In the Clostridium cellulovorans 743B genome, AAGGATTTATATTAGGTCATGAAACTATGGGAATTGTTGAAGAAGTAGGAAAAGAAGTAACTAAGGTAAAAAAAGGAGATAGAGTTATAGTCCCTTTCCCTGTTTCTTGTGGCCACTGTTGGTATTGCGAACACGATTTATGGAGCCAATGCGACAATTCCAATCCCAATGGTGAAGTTGGTGGAATATTTGGATATAGTAACACCTACGGCGGATATGATGGTGGGCAAGCGCAATTTTTAAGAGTTCCTTATGCCAATGTAGGTCCTAAAGTTATTCCTGAAAACTTAACCGACGAGCAAGTATTATTTTTAACTGACATACTTCCTACCTCGCTTTGGGGAGTTGATATTGCTGGTGTAAAATCTGGAGATACAGTGGTGGTTTTAGGCTGTGGACCTGTAGGCTTGTTAGCTCAAAAATGGGCAATTTATAAAGGAGCTAAACGTGTAATTGCTGTTGATTGCATAGACTATAGATTAGAACATGCTAAAAGATATAATCAAGTAGAAACAGTTAACTTCCAGCAACATGATAATACAGGAGAACTCTTAAAAGAACTTACCCATGGTGGTGCTGACGCTGTAATTGATTGTGTTGGAATGGATGGTAAAATGTCCAATATAGAAAAAATAGAAAGCGTATTAAAGCTTCAAGGTGGCTCAAAATCTGCTATTGAAATGTCAGCACAAGCTGTAAGGAAAGGTGGCACTGTCGCTCTTGTAGGAGTTTACGGCTCTAAATATAATGGATTTCCTCTAGGAGATTTTTTCGGTAGAAATGTAACATTAAAAATGGGTCAATGTCCTGCTCATTCTTACGTTGATCCGATTTTAGAATTAATCAAAAACGGAAAATTTGATGCAACAGACATAATAACCCATAAACTTTCCTTAGATAAAGGTGAGCATGCCTATAAGATTTTTGATGGCAAGGATGATAACTGTATAAAGGTTATTTTAAAACCTGAAGCTTGACATGGAATAAATTTATTTTTACTTTATTAAAGAACATAAAAGCTATAGTTGTGATGTTCTTGCTCCAACTAATAGAAATAAGATTATGCATTAACTTATAAAAAGTATACACATACACTACAAATATCAAAAGCATAGGAAGACTTATGGAACTAGATTTTATTAGCAACATAAGTCTTTATTATGTTTAGAAAGATTGGAAAAGTAAAATACAAATGAAATAAATGCTATAATTATATATAAATAATTTATTACACAGTTTTAAAATACTAGTTCTATATTTTAAAAAGGGGAATTTTAAGATGGATTTAAAATCATGGAATAATGATTTAAAAAATTTAAGACAAATAATTTTAAAAGAAGATAAGCTTGAAGAAAGTAAGAAGCTTTTTTTCTGTTTACATGCTAGAGTTCATTCATCAAATATATCAGAAATAAATGAAAAAACCTTTGAAGATGAATTATGGGAAAACTTAGATGAGGATAAGTTTAGGACTGCAACAAATGAAAAAGGTCGTACAATTGCATATGGTATGTGGCATTGTACCAGAATAGAAGATATAACGATGAATATATTAGTGGCTAAAGGTGAACAAGTCTTACATAGAGGAAATTGGAAAGAAAAAATTAACTCTGGAATAATAGATACAGGAAATTCACTGACTCCAGAGCAGATATTGGAATTTAGTAAAACTATCAATATGAAGGAATTAAAAAATTATAGAGCCGAAGTAGGAAGAATGACAAGAAATATTGTAAAAAGTCTAACTTTTGAGGATATGAAAAAGACTTTTCAAAAACATCAATTACAACGAATAATAGATGAGGGTGCTGTTTTAGATGTTGAGGCTTCAAATTGGTTAATAGATTTTTGGGGAAAAAAGAATGTATCAGGAATTCTATTAATGCCAGGGACAAGACATCATGTGGTTCATTTAAACGAATCTTTCCGTGCCAAAAAGAAATCTTAACTTATTAAACTTCACCATTTCACTACAACATATATAACGTACACTTTTTTTATTGCCTAAAAATTATATAGGCTTACATTTCTTAATGTAAGCCATTTTGCATATTTTCTATTAACTATTCGTTCCCCCCATGAGCTTGCCTACTATTAGAATTTTCTGCTCCAATCCCAAGTTTCATAAGTTGTTTCAACTTTAAAACCTAAATCCCAATAGAATTGTTGGTCTCCACCAAGCATTCCTCTACAACTTGGAGCTATCTTCATAATACGATTGGCTGCTTCATAAATCAACGCTCTTGCTACTCCCTTTCGTCTGGACCACCATACAACTCCAAGTGGCTCTAATTCACAATAGGGCATTTTTTCATTATACCAGATGATAGCCATTCCCACTGGCTTTCCTTCCTGATCCAAAACACACAAATCAAGTTCTGGTTTATATCCTGGCATTGTTCTCAAGTCATGAAATCCTTTCTCACCAGTCTCTGCAATTGGAAGTGTATAGTTAAAGGAAAACATATGTGTATTGGAAAGAAAAAAGTCTGGTGTTTCATTTCCATCAGCTATTCTATATCCTTCTGGAAGTACAACATCAAATTTATCACCTCTAAATGGGAGTATCAGTGATCTTTCTGTATGCTGTGATAATCCATACCCTCTTTCTTTTGCCATATTTTTTACACAGCTATATTCTTTCGGAATCACAATGTGTAAATATCTACTCTGTTCTTTATAATCATTTGTAAAACAAGATAGATGTGTTTCTGCATGATGAAACATTTTCTCAAGTAATTTGCTGTCTTTCTGTCGTTCTAGCGAATCAAAAAGAAAAAATGCATCTCCGTGCCATACGCCTTCACATATAACTGCTGAAATAATCTTGCCATCTTCTTCCCATATACCAACAGTATGCCTCCAATTATCTTTTACATTTGCCCATGCACTATGAACTCCTCTACAAAACTCATGTCTACTAAAGCTCCATATTGGCTTTCCCCATTGGTAGCTTGCTAAAATAAGCTCTTCTAATTTTAAGAAATCCTCATCTGTATAATATCTAAAAGTAATACTCAAATTAATCCCCCTCTTCCCAGTGTGATTTATAATTACCATTTATAAACTTTCTGCTTCTAATTAAACTTACCCCACCTTTCAAAGTACAATTGCTATTCACAATTTTAGTGAGTTATGCGTTCTCTTTAATTTTAATATCTCCTCACGTTAGAATTAAAGGGAATAATCATTTCTATATCATTCTTTATACAAAAAGCTACTATCCATTATATATAGTCGTAGCTTAATCCTAACTTGCATTCTTAACTATGTGCTAACCTAAAATTACACTAATTATGATTATATTAAGTTTAATTAATACCTATAGTTTCTTAGGCGCTTCTAATCATGTTAATAAGCTATGTTCTATAGTATTAAATGAAAAATAATCATAATTTTCAAAAAAAATACATAAAAGTGCCAACGAGCCCTTTTAAATCGTTGGCTTGTTGGCACCTTTTCTACAACTTGGAGCAAATTATATCTACTCCCATGAAATATTTTCACAACAGATTATCTATTATTTCTGTTGTTATCATTGTTATCATTGTTATTATTGTTATCATTGTTTCTGTTGTTATCGTTATTTCTGTTCTTCTCGTTATTTTTATTGTTATTATTGTTTCTGTTGTTTCTGTTGTTTCTGTTGTTTCTGTTGTTATTATTCATTAGTCTCACCTCCTGACTTTTATATTATTATCAAAAGCAGCTTCCATTATGTATTGATAACAATATAAATTGATATGTGTGTTTTTTACTATCCTATAGACCTGTATAAGATAACTTCAGTTGTACTTTTAGCTTTATCTCTAGAGATATTTCATTACTTATCTCTGTTCATAAAAATATCTCCTGGGAACCCTTTCAGGCTAACTATTTCATTTTTTTCAGCTGCACATTTATCTAAAGCCTTTATAATTTCTTCATTATCTACCATGGGAGTAATATCATGAGTAATAATCCACGAGGTTTGCGAGGGCATAATTGGTGAAATTATCATAATAGGAATTTTAATGCCAGCTTTTCTTAAAGTAAGAGCTTCACTTAATCGAACAACTCCCAAAGCATCAGAGTTATAATTTATAAGTTCATTTGCAATAGGTATCATTCCATGTCCACAAGCATCTCCCTTTAAAACTATCATAAACTTTGTATTGGGTTTAATTAGACTGCGAAGGATATTAAAGTTACGCTGAAGCTGGCTTAAATTAATATATATTTGATTCACTTCAGGTATAGTATGTTTTAAGTCATCCTAATGGTTTACTTCATTAGTCTTTGCGAGATTATATATTATTTTGCTCCCCATATTGCATACCCTTTCTTATACTGTTTAATATATCTCATAGTATAATTCTAGCTATGCTGATTTATTCATCATAACAGCTCATTGATATTACTATTAGGATTTCTATATGACTTTCTTTTTGAAGTTTTCTTCCCCCATTGAATGGCTTGTCTAGGACAATATTGAATACAGGCTGTACATTGCTCACAATTATGCTTCCATACTGGTTTGTCAGTATTAGATCGTATGTTTTTTACAGGACAAATCTTTTCACATAACTTACAACCATTGCAATTATCATTAATCCAAAAATCTTTATCGCTTAAATGAAGATTTTTCACTATCTTGTCTGTTGCCTTAATAAAAACTCTATCAATTAATATATCAATTACTAGTTTACTGAATTCGCATTTGTAATTTTTTCTTTCTCTAATTATTGCAGCTATCTTACCTACTTTGTTCTTTTCTCTCTCAAAAATCTTGTTTTGTTTTTCAATAGAACTTGCCCCATATGCAAAAATATTGTTTCCTGGCATGTTAATTAAAAAACCAGAATTTAATACTCTATCTTTGCTCTGTAATATTTTTCTCAATTTAATTAATACTTCAGCAGAAGCTCCTCCATGAGTTGCTATTGCAAAAACATAAGTATCTTCATTTTCCTGAAAAATATAATATTGTATCCTTATCTATGACCATAAAACTTCTCCTTTTATCAATATCTCCAAGTAATTTTTACTTTGTTTCATTTTCAAAATTGCTTTTTCTAAAATTGATATTTTGATTTCTAATGGTATTATAGGCTAAGTACTATAGTACACAGTCAAGTTCTATTTTTTCAAATAAATTTCTATATCCTCGCACCCTTCTATATTCTTTGATAATATAGTTCCTTTGACTTTTTCAAGTAACTTTTTAGTTTCCTCTAGATTATTTATCTTCTCATTTACTTCATTTATTTTACTTTCAACAATTTTTTTAATATCTTCAATATTTCCACATAATATCTCGTCATGCATCAATATGCTTATTTCCCTTAATGAGAAACCAAGATTCTTAACTATAAGAATAAACCTAATTATTTCTATATCTTTTTTTGAATAAATTCTATATCCATTCTCATCTTTTTTAGGTTCAGAAAGCAACCCAATTTTTTCATAATACCTTATAGTCTCTTTATTTATATTTAATTCCTTAACCAATTCTCCAATATTATAAATATCTTTCATATACATCTTCCTATCAGCAATTTAACATCATTATCTTCTTATCTTAAGTGAATAAAAATGTTCTTTTAATTTTTCCTTTTTTGCTCCTCCAATAATCCGAATTATATTTACCCTTTATTTAACTCTTTTAAACATCGGATGTTCTTTGTTGAATTCAACTAAGTCCCACAAGTTCCCGTATAAATCTTTAAACACTGCAACAGTTCCATAGTCCTGACTTTTAGGTTCCCTAACAAACTCTATTCCTATTTTTTTCATTTCATTATAATCACGCCAAAAATCATCAGTTCCTAGAAAAAGAAAAACTCTTCCTCCCGCTTGATTTCCTATGAAATCCTCTTGCTTTACATTAGAAGACTTTGCAAGTAATATTGTTGTCCCATTTGAACTTGGTGGAGACACTACTACCCATCTCTTTTCTTGCTCCGGCTGATATGTATCTTCTATTAATTCAAAATGAAGTTTTTTTGTATAAAATTCGATTGCTTCATCATAGTCTTTTACTACTAAAGCAATATGCACCAATGATTGAATCATTAATTATCCTCCTCATTCTGTTACAATTAAGTAACAAACAAATTGATATTTACCTTGTACTTAAAAATTCTACGCCCGCCGATTCCTGTTCCTTTAATTGTAACATATTCTGTAAAATTCTATTATTAACTTTATTCTCTTACCTATAATGCGATGTTTTTACATATAAAATAACCCTAATCAAACCATCCTTATACTCTCGATCCTCTAACTAATAATAAATATACGTCCATTTCTAGATACACCTTCAGTTGCATATATTTACATTATATCTTTTAAGATGTATAATTATAAAATAGTTTACATTTTTCTAAATTTAACTTATTTCTAAATTAATTTACATATTTGTAAACTTAAATCATTCTATATTAGGGGGTGAATATAGACGCTTGACACTTTAGGAAAACGTTTTATGGAGATTTATTACTAAAATGTACGTTAAAAATTTAAAAAAGGGGGGAAAGATATAATTTTTTATATCGAATAATAATGAGTAATAAAGTAAAAAAACTCACGTCTTTTATCTTAACACTATGCTTACTGCTGACGCTTCAATTTGTTCAACTTCCAATTCATATGTTTAATAATACAATCACTGCTTCAGCTGCTGCCCTAACAACTTCAAGAATATCTGTTCATGATCCATCAATTGTCAAAGCAAATGGCAAGTATTATCTCTTTGGAACACATAGAACAAATGCTGTTTCATCAAACCTAACATCTTGGAGTTACTTTCAAACAAATACGGACTATGCAAAAGTATTTTCTATTGGAGGCAAATGGGCTTCACACGGAAGCAGTACTTATGATATCAATGGAAACCTTTGGGCTCCTGATGTTATCTACAATCCAACTATGAAAAAATGGTGTATGTACATGAGCGTTAACGGGGACAAGTTCTACTCTTCTATTGCTCTTGCAACAGCTAGCAATATAGAAGGTCCATATACCTATGCAGGAACAATAGTGTATTCAGGTTTTGTTAATTCTTCACAGGCTAGTGAGACAGACTACAAGACTGTTACAGGGAAAACAACTGTAGATAGCAAATACCTATCTAATGGAGCTTGGAATTCATCATATGGTCCTAACGCCATTGACCCTTGCTTGTTGTATGATAAGAACGGAGATCTATGGATGTCCTATGGTTCATGGTTTGGCGGAATCTTTATGCTAAAATTGAACAAGTCTACAGGCTTAAGAGATTATTCTTACACTTATCAAACCACTACAAATGTGTCAGATAAATACTTTGGTACAAAGATTTCTGGAGGCTACGGAACTACTGGAGAAGGTTCCTATATTGTATATGACAAAGCTTCAGGTTATTACTACTTATACGAATCTTATTGTGGCCTTGATGCTACTGATAATTTCAGTGGGTACCACATTCGTCTATTTAGATCAAAAAATATAACTGGTCCTTATGTAGATGCAAGAGGAAATTCTGCTATTTGTAAAAGTGCCAATGATGATAAGTCTACTAAAGGTATAAAACTCTTTGGTAACTACTCCTTTTCTTCCTTAAGCTCTGTGGCAAGCTCTGAACTTAGTTCAAAGGGCTATATGTCTGGTGGACATAACTCTGCTTTCATTGATGATTCTGGTCAAAGATATTTAGTTTACCATACAAGATTTAACAATGGTACTGAAGGTCATCAAGTTAGGGTTCATCAACAATTCCTAAATGAAGACGGCTGGCCAGTAACAGCAGTATATGAATATTTAGGTAGTACTATATCATCATCAGGTTATTCAAGCAGTGATATTGTTGGTACCTATGAATTCGTAAATCATGGTTTAAATGCAACTACTGCCTACACTGGTATGCTAAAGACCTCTAAAGTTTCCTTAAATTCTGATGGAACCATAACTGGCGACTATTCTGGAACTTGGAAAGAAACTTCTGGTTCATATTTCTGTACTATGGTAATAGGCAATGTTACTTACAAAGGAGTATTCTTCAAACAATACAATGAATCCTCAGCTCACAATAACACTATGACTTTCTCTTTGATAGGGTCAAATAATGAATCTATCTGGGGCTCGAAAGTTTCTAATTCTACCATAAGTGCACCTAAACTAGATGGTACCTATTACATCAAAAACTCTTTAAGCGGATTGTACTTAGATATTACCCAGGGTTCTTCTGCTGATGGTACCAATCTTCAACAATGGGGACTTGGAAAATACGATTCACAAAAATTTAAGCTAGTGTCTGACAGTGATGGCTATTACTCTATATTGACTGGTGCTTCTAATTATAAAAGTTGTCTTGATGTAACAAATGGTGCTGCTACTGATGGAGCAAATATCGCTCAATGGACCTATTGGGGTGGCGATATGCAAAAATTTAAAATTGTAAAGGTTTCTGATAATAAATACGCATTTTTAACCAAATGCTCAAATTTTAATTCTTGTATGGACCTTTACAATATGAGTAAAGATTCTGGGGCAAATATTTGTCAGTGGACTTACTGGGGCGGCGATGGCCAGCTTTGGGAACTAGTATCTCCTTAAGATTTATCCACAATGAAAAAACAAACCTCCTCAAGACAATACTTCTTGCGGAGGTTTGTGCGTTATTGATTGCCTATGAAACTCAAAAGATTATATCTTATTAAGTTACAGTAATATTTTTGCATTTGCCTTATTTCCGATATATAATCTTTCTAATAGTTTCTATAGATAAATTAAAAATACCTGCCAATTCTTCCATAGAGGCACCAGCTTCATGCTTTTCACATATTTTCTGGTTTCGTTCCTCATAATACCTTCGTGCACCAGATCCTTCCCCCCATTTCTGTCTTTCAGTAACCAGAGGAATATAGATTGCTTCTCCTGATGCGTATTTCTGAATTTCGCGAAGCAATTTATCTGGCAAAATTTCTGAAGCATTTCTATATTTCATAACTACCACATTCCCAATTTTAAATTTTATTCTATATTCCTCTATCCTTGCTTTAATAAAAATTCTTCCAGATTATCATACTTCCTTAGAACTACTCCACGTCTTTCTATCTCACTAAGGATATATTTCTCTATATCATCTGCACGTTTTTCAAAGGCAGAGAGATTATCATCCTCATAAACACCAAGCAAATCCATCTTTTTTAATCCTGCCTCTTCAGTAAGAATATCAAACTCTACTTGTAAATAGCATCCCAAATGAAAACACTCCATAAACTTATTGTTTTTGCAGGCATAAGCAATGCGTCTGAAAGTATATCTGGCTTCTTCATACCATCCTGCCAGCTCCTCATAATTATAATTTCCTGACTTTACTTCCGGAGTGAACTGCTCGAAAAACTCTCTTGTTTCTTGTATCAAACTATGAACCGCTTTGACTATAACCTCAGTGTCTTTAGCCCTAATAATTTCTTCATAGTCTTTCAGAAAGTCAGTAGGAATTTTCGAAAATGTCTTGAGCTGTTCCATTCTCTCTGAATATCCATAATCCCTCTTAATATAAGTTCCATTAATAATTGCCAGTGCCTGGCTTAGATATTCAATAATTCCTCCCGCAGCCTTTCTCACATTGCCGAGAGACTTTTCAAAGAGCATAGTTTTATATATATCCATTGCTGTATTAATTTTTTCCAATGACTTCATATATATATAATCTTTATTTTTCAGGTTATTAAACATAGTTTTTCTTAGCAATTCAAACCGCTCTCTATCAGCATCATTTCTGGCATACAGGATTTCACTGTCTGCTAAACAAAAGGCAATACCTTCATTTAAGGCTGCTAGCCCCTCTATCCTTGCCCAGGACATTGGAAATAAATCATAGCCCATATCATCAATTATAAAAGTTCTTGCAAGAGAATATCCATGATCGCAAGCCGGTATAAAAAAGTCAAAAGCCATATCATCACCGTCTTCCGGTACCTTACCTATTCCTTTTCTTCCAAGTAGCAGACTAATCTCTCCCTTATATTCTGTTTCTATTTTATTTATAGCCCATACAATTAGATCTTTATCTATTTTTTTCATATATGATATCCTCACAAATTCTTATTTTTAGAATTAACAGCTGTTCTCTATACTTTGATTTTATAGAAAAACATGTAAGTCCACAATGCCATCTATTTCTCTTAATTATTCTCTACCAAAGCGAATAAGCTTTTAGAATCTACTAATTTCATATTTATTTAAAATCATCAGAACATTATCCAAAATTGACTTATATGCTTCAATACTTCCAAGCTTTGCCCAAAACCTCATTCCATCCAAGCTATGACAGAGAGCTGCACAAAGAAATCTTTGATTAAAATTGGAAGTATCCATATTATTCTCTTTATAAAAAGCCTGAAATTCATTTAAAAGATTATAATCTGGAAATTCCATAATTAATCTTGCCAGATCAAAGATGAAATCTAAATAGCTTACCCCTCCCCAATCAATTATTCCTACAAGTTTTAAATTATTAATAATAAGATTGTTATAATGAAAATCTGTATGTGTTAGATATCTTCGACCCTCACAATATGGTGCTAGCTCCATCATCTTTTTATATAAACCCTTAAATATATCATAATCTAAAAAGCTATTTTCAAAGAGGTCATACCATCCTTTCCAAAAGCCCTCCTGTTCTCTGCTGAAAAAGCTTTGTAAGAATCCCGTAAAAGTATCAAAAGTTCCATCTCTATTACTGTCCAACCATCCATAGCCTGTTGCCTCTGCTAAATCAATAGAATGAAGCTTAGTTAAGGCTTCCATAATACTTGGTAGTGTATTTTTTACTTCCTTTTCACTTAATGTATTAATCGCAACACCTTCAATCTTTTCTGAAATAGCATAGTAGTAATTATTAAAGGAACCATTATACAAAAGTTTTGCTAAAGGAAAATCTTCCCCCTTTAAAGCTTCTTGTAAATATTTTTCAAATTTAAATTCTTTATCATCCTTTGAAAAGCGAATTACATAAGCTTTGCCCATATATTTTAAAAAATACACTTTTTTTATTTTCCCTGTAGGAGCTTCTTCTATTTGCTCAACAGGATATGGAAAAATCTTTTCTAACAGAATATTAATCTCATCAAGATCTATCTTTGGCTTTACTGTAGCATATGACATTCAAAAACTCCCCTTTTAATTTTTGTAAATATATATCATTTTATCTAAGCCCTAGATTAATTTATATACTAACTTTGATTATATTTATTTAATACATAAAAGCTGTCCGAAAAGACTTGATCTTTTCTAGACAGCTTACTATAAAAAATATACGTAATCTATATATTCACGAACAAAATCTTCAATATTTTGATTCTTTCTTTTTTGATGTATGGTAAACCCAACACTCTCATACATTCGTTGAGCAGAGATTAAGTCATCATTGGTGGTTACAATAATTTTTCTTACATCATTTTGTATGATTCTATTGACTGCTTCTTGAAGCTGTATTTTGCCATAACCATTGCCTTTGTATTTTGGAACAATGCAGTTATGGCCAATTTCCGCATACTCAGGCATATTTCTCGGATCCCATACAACAAATCCGATGGCTTCATCGTTCAGCGTTGTGATGAACCCACATTTATCTGCAATTTGTAAATTGTCAAAGAAAAAGTTATCACAATCTTGCCAATTAGAATACCAGCTTTGTTCATATCTACAATCAAAGGAATACGCATCTTTCAATAATTGAAAGAGTATTCCTCGATTAAAGTCGCTGACTTTTTTAAACTCAATACTCATGTACTAATCCCCAATTTCTTTATTTAATAAATTTACCTAGATCTTTCTTTTAAAATTATTTTTCATTTAAACTAACATCCTAAGCCTCACCAATTATTACTTCTAATTCTTGTATCCATCAATATAGCATACAAATATGATGGAGCTTGTAACCTTTGTAAAGGAACTGTGTTCACTAATGGCACGTGTTTTAACGCTTCCTCAAATGTAGATTTGCATACAACTCTATTTGTTCTATTTAACTCTATAACATTCCCTTTTACTTTATAAGTAAATTCACCACCTCTAATTTGTCGGAAAACTTGACCTTCACACTCTTCTATTCTTTTCCACAATTCTTCAATAGTCATAATATCATCCCTTAAACAAAATTCTTACTTCCATTAACCTTATGTTAATCTCTTATTTGCTATAAAACAAATTCAATCATTTAGCCTCTAGATTGTTTATATACTCCTTAAACAAATTTCCACGGACCTCAAAGTCCTTAAATTGGTCCCATGCAGCACATG is a window encoding:
- a CDS encoding zinc-dependent alcohol dehydrogenase codes for the protein MKAIVYEGIRDVKVKNVDDPKIQKDDDIIVKVTSTAICGSDLHLIHGFIPNLPKGFILGHETMGIVEEVGKEVTKVKKGDRVIVPFPVSCGHCWYCEHDLWSQCDNSNPNGEVGGIFGYSNTYGGYDGGQAQFLRVPYANVGPKVIPENLTDEQVLFLTDILPTSLWGVDIAGVKSGDTVVVLGCGPVGLLAQKWAIYKGAKRVIAVDCIDYRLEHAKRYNQVETVNFQQHDNTGELLKELTHGGADAVIDCVGMDGKMSNIEKIESVLKLQGGSKSAIEMSAQAVRKGGTVALVGVYGSKYNGFPLGDFFGRNVTLKMGQCPAHSYVDPILELIKNGKFDATDIITHKLSLDKGEHAYKIFDGKDDNCIKVILKPEA
- a CDS encoding DinB family protein, with translation MDLKSWNNDLKNLRQIILKEDKLEESKKLFFCLHARVHSSNISEINEKTFEDELWENLDEDKFRTATNEKGRTIAYGMWHCTRIEDITMNILVAKGEQVLHRGNWKEKINSGIIDTGNSLTPEQILEFSKTINMKELKNYRAEVGRMTRNIVKSLTFEDMKKTFQKHQLQRIIDEGAVLDVEASNWLIDFWGKKNVSGILLMPGTRHHVVHLNESFRAKKKS
- a CDS encoding GNAT family N-acetyltransferase; this translates as MSITFRYYTDEDFLKLEELILASYQWGKPIWSFSRHEFCRGVHSAWANVKDNWRHTVGIWEEDGKIISAVICEGVWHGDAFFLFDSLERQKDSKLLEKMFHHAETHLSCFTNDYKEQSRYLHIVIPKEYSCVKNMAKERGYGLSQHTERSLILPFRGDKFDVVLPEGYRIADGNETPDFFLSNTHMFSFNYTLPIAETGEKGFHDLRTMPGYKPELDLCVLDQEGKPVGMAIIWYNEKMPYCELEPLGVVWWSRRKGVARALIYEAANRIMKIAPSCRGMLGGDQQFYWDLGFKVETTYETWDWSRKF
- a CDS encoding alanine racemase produces the protein MNQIYINLSQLQRNFNILRSLIKPNTKFMIVLKGDACGHGMIPIANELINYNSDALGVVRLSEALTLRKAGIKIPIMIISPIMPSQTSWIITHDITPMVDNEEIIKALDKCAAEKNEIVSLKGFPGDIFMNRDK
- a CDS encoding EFR1 family ferrodoxin (N-terminal region resembles flavodoxins. C-terminal ferrodoxin region binds two 4Fe-4S clusters.) — its product is MRIQYYIFQENEDTYVFAIATHGGASAEVLIKLRKILQSKDRVLNSGFLINMPGNNIFAYGASSIEKQNKIFEREKNKVGKIAAIIRERKNYKCEFSKLVIDILIDRVFIKATDKIVKNLHLSDKDFWINDNCNGCKLCEKICPVKNIRSNTDKPVWKHNCEQCTACIQYCPRQAIQWGKKTSKRKSYRNPNSNINELL
- a CDS encoding MerR family transcriptional regulator, which encodes MKDIYNIGELVKELNINKETIRYYEKIGLLSEPKKDENGYRIYSKKDIEIIRFILIVKNLGFSLREISILMHDEILCGNIEDIKKIVESKINEVNEKINNLEETKKLLEKVKGTILSKNIEGCEDIEIYLKK
- a CDS encoding VOC family protein; the protein is MIQSLVHIALVVKDYDEAIEFYTKKLHFELIEDTYQPEQEKRWVVVSPPSSNGTTILLAKSSNVKQEDFIGNQAGGRVFLFLGTDDFWRDYNEMKKIGIEFVREPKSQDYGTVAVFKDLYGNLWDLVEFNKEHPMFKRVK
- a CDS encoding RICIN domain-containing protein — translated: MSNKVKKLTSFILTLCLLLTLQFVQLPIHMFNNTITASAAALTTSRISVHDPSIVKANGKYYLFGTHRTNAVSSNLTSWSYFQTNTDYAKVFSIGGKWASHGSSTYDINGNLWAPDVIYNPTMKKWCMYMSVNGDKFYSSIALATASNIEGPYTYAGTIVYSGFVNSSQASETDYKTVTGKTTVDSKYLSNGAWNSSYGPNAIDPCLLYDKNGDLWMSYGSWFGGIFMLKLNKSTGLRDYSYTYQTTTNVSDKYFGTKISGGYGTTGEGSYIVYDKASGYYYLYESYCGLDATDNFSGYHIRLFRSKNITGPYVDARGNSAICKSANDDKSTKGIKLFGNYSFSSLSSVASSELSSKGYMSGGHNSAFIDDSGQRYLVYHTRFNNGTEGHQVRVHQQFLNEDGWPVTAVYEYLGSTISSSGYSSSDIVGTYEFVNHGLNATTAYTGMLKTSKVSLNSDGTITGDYSGTWKETSGSYFCTMVIGNVTYKGVFFKQYNESSAHNNTMTFSLIGSNNESIWGSKVSNSTISAPKLDGTYYIKNSLSGLYLDITQGSSADGTNLQQWGLGKYDSQKFKLVSDSDGYYSILTGASNYKSCLDVTNGAATDGANIAQWTYWGGDMQKFKIVKVSDNKYAFLTKCSNFNSCMDLYNMSKDSGANICQWTYWGGDGQLWELVSP
- a CDS encoding CD3324 family protein, with translation MKYRNASEILPDKLLREIQKYASGEAIYIPLVTERQKWGEGSGARRYYEERNQKICEKHEAGASMEELAGIFNLSIETIRKIIYRK
- a CDS encoding phosphotransferase family protein, whose protein sequence is MSYATVKPKIDLDEINILLEKIFPYPVEQIEEAPTGKIKKVYFLKYMGKAYVIRFSKDDKEFKFEKYLQEALKGEDFPLAKLLYNGSFNNYYYAISEKIEGVAINTLSEKEVKNTLPSIMEALTKLHSIDLAEATGYGWLDSNRDGTFDTFTGFLQSFFSREQEGFWKGWYDLFENSFLDYDIFKGLYKKMMELAPYCEGRRYLTHTDFHYNNLIINNLKLVGIIDWGGVSYLDFIFDLARLIMEFPDYNLLNEFQAFYKENNMDTSNFNQRFLCAALCHSLDGMRFWAKLGSIEAYKSILDNVLMILNKYEISRF
- a CDS encoding GNAT family N-acetyltransferase → MSIEFKKVSDFNRGILFQLLKDAYSFDCRYEQSWYSNWQDCDNFFFDNLQIADKCGFITTLNDEAIGFVVWDPRNMPEYAEIGHNCIVPKYKGNGYGKIQLQEAVNRIIQNDVRKIIVTTNDDLISAQRMYESVGFTIHQKRKNQNIEDFVREYIDYVYFL